The nucleotide sequence ACGTCAAGACCGTCGCCGGTGGCGGGCTTGAAGCGCGTTACCGCAGTGAACCCACACTCGAAGAAGGAACGCTGACATGGCGGGAGGGCCCGCGGGACAGTCTCGACAAGCAGGTCCTTAGAAGTGCAGGTGACCCATTCTCGCCTGACGGCGGTTTGCGAATGCTCACCGGCAACCTGGGCAAGAGCGTCATCAAGGTGTCGGCCGTTAAAGCGGAGCACCGGGTAGTGAAGGCGCCCGCTGTCGTGTTCGACGATCAGGACGATTTCCTCACGGCGTTCAAGGCGGGCGAACTCGAGAAAGACTTCATAGCAGTGATCCGATTCCAGGGGCCGCAGGCAAACGGCATGCCGGAACTCCACAAGCTCACGCCGACGCTCGGCGTTCTGCAGGACCGTGGATTCGCGGTCGCGCTCGTCACCGACGGACGCATGTCCGGAGCTTCGGGAAAGATCCCCGCAGCAATTCACGTCACACCTGAAGCTGCAGCGGGTGGTCCACTTGCACGAGTGCTCGACGGAGATGTTGTCGAACTCGATGCGGAAGCCGGGACGATCACCGTCCTCACAGAAGATTTTGATCAGCGCGTGCCCGCCGAATTGGCCGACAGCACGACCTTCGGCACCGGGCGAGAACTCTTCGCCGCCCTTCGAGGTGCAGTGGGAACAGCTGATCGTGGAGCTAGTGTTTTTGGAGCAGCCCTATGACTTCGATCCCTTCAATCGAATCCCCCTGGCTCGTCGCCGATATCGGCGGGACCAACGCGCGGTTCGGTGTCGTCACTGAGCCCGGCGGTCGTCCCCACCAGGTCAAAAGCCTCACTGGGGCGGACTACCCGGACCTCGCCTCCGCGATCGAGACGTACATGGCTACCACTAGCGGCGTAGGCCGCCCTACAGTGGGCGGCGTGGCAGTCGCGGGTCCCGTCAGCGGTGACCGTTTCCGGCTGACGAACGCATCGTGGGATTTCTCTGTGAACGCGACGAAACAAGCGCTGAGTTTTAGGCACCTCGCGCTGATCAATGACTTCAGCGCGCTCGCTCTCGCGGTGCCGTATCTCGATCACAACGCGGTCGTCCCGCTCGGTGGAGGCGAACGCAACACGGACCTCCCCGTCGCTGTGATCGGCCCCGGGACAGGTCTCGGTGTCTCGGGCATCGTGCCGCATCAGGGCATGTGGATTCCCCTCGCCACCGAAGGTGGCCACGTGACCCTCCCGGTCGAGACGGACCTCGAGGCACAGATCGCCGCACTGCTTCGACGCCGGTTCGGCCGCGTCAGCGCTGAAACCGTGCTGTGCGGTGTCGGCCTGACCCGGCTGTACCACTGCATCGCAGCGATCA is from Hoyosella subflava DQS3-9A1 and encodes:
- the glk gene encoding glucokinase; protein product: MTSIPSIESPWLVADIGGTNARFGVVTEPGGRPHQVKSLTGADYPDLASAIETYMATTSGVGRPTVGGVAVAGPVSGDRFRLTNASWDFSVNATKQALSFRHLALINDFSALALAVPYLDHNAVVPLGGGERNTDLPVAVIGPGTGLGVSGIVPHQGMWIPLATEGGHVTLPVETDLEAQIAALLRRRFGRVSAETVLCGVGLTRLYHCIAAIRGAESVIISPADVCARGRSGADPICVETLQVFCAMLGNFAGNVALTVGARGGVLIGGGILPRMRDVLQHSEFRARFENKAPMTGYVSAISTELIIADSPALLGAAQWITQWLAQELTPTTSEGALV